One window of the Branchiostoma lanceolatum isolate klBraLanc5 chromosome 3, klBraLanc5.hap2, whole genome shotgun sequence genome contains the following:
- the LOC136430651 gene encoding atrial natriuretic peptide receptor 2-like, which translates to MSKSVVIFAVPRASIGMQDEHTLIIAAYQLEMTKNTVFINIDLSPLPVLGNESWKPSSIAQAVIGGVLLEAYKALLLLAPRIQTSSTLREHFVDAGGPWPMAAYVYDSVLLATHVTNITSTNTSPTGRNVGNSALDGLTGKLEFDRQGNRIQEFILYSFQNGRFVPTVGFSSENKSLAFIPGVTPCSESENCLSFRHCAENCPCLGPTCTENKSSDLPMIIGVAVAAVVLVGVLSLAGLHLKNDGFLSSTAPWRTKGKNCWKVSLEDVKFADRTRAVLPGLRFGSPVASGKHQSLLSSFTGASHASLLNLGTRRKFVPSVGTYCGRPVAVKNVSLGDFTITSDVRRELGQICSFHHVNLNMLHGICFPPHPSGDVTIISDYCTRGSLEANLLNTVFL; encoded by the exons ATGTCAAAATCAGTCGTTATTTTCGCCGTTCCGAGAGCGTCCATAGGGATGCAGGATGAACACACCCTGATCATAGCCGCCTACCAGCTAGAGATGACAAAGAACACGGTCTTCATAAACATAGACCTCTCCCCGCTGCCTGTTCTGGGGAATGAAAGCTGGAAACCTTCCAGCATTGCCCAGGCAGTAATCGGCGGGGTCCTACTGGAGGCTTACAAAGCCCTGCTTCTACTTGCACCAAG GATACAGACAAGCAGTACTTTAAGAGAACACTTTGTAGACGCAGGAGGACCGTGGCCCATGGCTGCCTATGTTTACGACTCGGTCCTGCTCGCCACACATGTCACCAACATAACCTCCACAAACACGTCACCGACAGGTCGCAACGTGGGAAACAGCGCACTTGACG GCCTGACGGGCAAACTTGAGTTCGACAGACAGGGCAACAGGATTCAAGAGTTTATTCTATACAGCTTTCAG AATGGTAGATTCGTCCCGACCGTGGGTTTCTCCAGCGAAAACAAATCTCTCGCCTTCATCCCGGGTGTGACGCCATGTTCGGAGTCAGAAAACTGTCTGTCTTTCCGGCACTGCGCAGAAAACTGCCCCTGTTTGGGACCGACATGCACCGAAAACAAGTCATCGG ATTTGCCGATGATCATAGGAGTCGCTGTGGCTGCTGTGGTCCTCGTGGGTGTACTGTCATTGGCTGGTTTACATCTGAA gaacgatggatttcttAGCTCTACGGCTCCGTGGAGAACCAAAGGGAAAAACTGTTGGAAAGTCAGCCTGGAGGATGTCAAGTTTGCCGACAGAACCAGAGCTGTTTTACCCGGG TTGAGGTTTGGGTCTCCCGTAGCTTCGGGCAAACACCAGTCCCTGCTCAGCTCGTTCACAGGGGCAAGCCACGCGTCATTGCTCAACCTGGGAACGAGACGCAAGTTCGTGCCGTCGGTGGGGACGTACTGCGGCCGGCCGGTAGCTGTGAAGAATGTGTCCCTCGGAGATTTTACCATCACTTCAGACGTGAGACGCGAACTTGGACAG ATCTGCAGCTTCCATCACGTGAACTTGAACATGCTTCACGGCATCTGTTTCCCTCCACACccttctggtgacgtcaccattATCAGCGACTACTGTACAAGAGGAAGCTTGGAGGCAAATTTATTGAATACAGTTTTTCTCTAG
- the LOC136429420 gene encoding atrial natriuretic peptide receptor 1-like, giving the protein MILTCDLFPKDIIETEEIRLDNVFVWSFMNDLVKGMLYLHSSEVKSHGNLRPSNCVIDSRWVLKLTDFGSISCAASCEKTRQAEDVARFTRMFWVAPELLRRECPLKGSQKGDVYSFAMVAYEVVTRSAPYTDSQLTPRDIVRKVIRREEPPMRPETGEDFSSMPGLESLIKDCWTELPEHRPDFTAIRKRLKGMEYGRTFNIVDNVIAKLEKYTKNLESVVAERTSQLEDEKRKTELLLQRMLPTSVADTLKQGKPVTAEHYDMATIFFSDIVGFTEMAAGSSPMDVVTMLNDLYCCFDAIIDGFDVYKVETIGDAYMVVSGLPDRNGDRHVTEIADMALTLLRDVHNFRISHKAEQKLQLRIGIHTGPVVAGVVGLTMPRYCLFGDTVNTSSRMESTGAPLRIHVSGTTAKMLAEHKVYDLVLRGEIQVKGKGKMTTYWLLDKVQKHQEEPEEPPTQPQPQPGQHKRQKTVMSTIGPRGEKSLA; this is encoded by the exons ATGATACTAACTTGTGATTTATTTCCAAAGGACATCATAGAGACGGAAGAGATCCGACTGGATAACGTCTTTGTGTGGTCGTTTATGAACGACTTGGTTAAG GGCATGCTGTATCTACACAGCAGCGAAGTCAAGTCCCACGGCAACCTCCGACCGAGCAACTGCGTCATCGACAGTCGCTGGGTGCTGAAGTTGACGGACTTCGGCTCCATCAGCTGTGCTGCCAGTTGTGAGAAAACGCGTCAGGCGGAAGATGTCGCCCGATTCACAC GCATGTTTTGGGTTGCGCCCGAGTTGTTACGCCGGGAGTGTCCGTTGAAAGGGTCCCAGAAGGGTGACGTGTACTCTTTCGCCATGGTGGCTTACGAAGTCGTTACCCGCTCAGCCCCTTACACTGACAGTCAACTCACCCCAAGAG ATATCGTCCGCAAGGTGATCCGCAGGGAGGAACCGCCGATGCGGCCGGAGACGGGAGAAGATTTCTCCAGCATGCCCGGCCTAGAGTCGCTTATCAAAGACTGTTGGACCGAGTTACCGGAACACAGGCCCGACTTCACCGCCATAAGGAAGAGACTCAAGGGGATGGAATATGGAAG AACTTTCAACATCGTAGACAACGTGATCGCGAAGTTAGAGAAGTACACTAAGAATCTGGAGAGTGTGGTGGCGGAGAGAACGTCACAACTGGAGGACGAAAAACGGAAAACAGAACTCTTGctgcaaagaatgctgccaac TTCTGTTGCGGACACGTTAAAGCAAGGGAAGCCAGTGACAGCCGAGCATTACGACATGGCAACGATCTTCTTCAGCGATATCGTGGGGTTTACTGAGATGGCGGCGGGCAGCTCACCTATGGAT gtAGTGACCATGCTGAACGATCTGTACTGTTGTTTTGATGCCATCATTGACGGTTTCGACGTCTACAAG GTGGAGACTATCGGAGACGCGTACATGGTGGTGTCGGGTCTGCCGGATAGGAACGGGGACCGACACGTCACGGAAATTGCCGACATGGCACTCACCCTGTTACGTGACGTGCACAACTTCCGAATCAGCCACAAAGCCGAGCAGAAGCTGCAGCTGCGGATAGGCATCCACACTG GCCCGGTGGTGGCGGGAGTGGTCGGCCTCACCATGCCGCGCTACTGTCTGTTCGGCGACACCGTCAACACCTCATCCCGCATGGAGTCCACAGGCGCCCCCTTGCGGATCCACGTGAGCGGCACCACGGCCAAGATGCTGGCTGAGCACAAAGTCTACGACCTCGTACTCCGGGGAGAAATACAAGTCAAG GGTAAAGGGAAGATGACCACATATTGGTTGTTGGATAAAGTTCAGAAACACCAAGAGGAGCCTGAGGAACCCCCAACACAGCCACAACCCCAACCTGGCCAACACAAGAGACAGAAAACTGTCATGTCGACCATTGGGCCGAGGGGGGAGAAGTCACTTGCCTAG